The genomic interval TTACCGTTCCGGCGGTATTGAACTTATCGGTACTACTCCGGTGGAAGTGCTGGTGAGCAAGGATACTGCATTCGAAATGCACAAACCCGGTTACGATATCAAGCCGTTCACTCTTTCGCCGCAATCCAAAAGCACGGTCACGGTGCCGCTGAAGAAGACGGTCGGTAATGTAGAGAAAATTGTTGAAATCGACAGTGTGCCCAGCGGAGCAAAGGTTTACCGGCCGGGCGGAGCAGAATTTATTGGAACAACGCCGCTTGAGCTGCCGGTACGTGGGGAGCGTACGTTTGAACTGCAGCTCGACGGATTTAAAACCAAGATTGTAACCGTTGCGCCGGATTCGGCAGACAGCGTAACCTTTGCATTGGCTAGGGATGAATCGGCGAGGAATGTCACGGTCAGCGACCCCTTGTTGAATACCCCTTCATCCTTCTAGCCAATGCACTTATCTAAACGAAAAGCCCCGCTTCGGGGCTTTTTTTGTTTGTTTGTGTAAAAAATACTATTGATATTGAGTATAAATAACTGAAACGCAGTGGATTATCGTAAAAATTAGCATCAAAAAAACTTTCAATCGGGCTGTTTTGTGGGATTATCCGTTGATTCTCCGGTTTCGGCCGGGAGCAGAAGTGTGAAATGGGTAATATTTTCGTACTTTTTAAAAACTAGGGATGTTAACAATCAAGGAGTAATCTCACATGAGCAAGAACATGGTTACCATCGATGGTAATACTGCTGCAGCACATATTGCATATGCGTTTTCCGATATAGCGGCTATTTATCCAATCACCCCTTCCTCCAACATGGGAGAGTATTCGGACGAATGGGCAGCACAGGGAAAGAAAAACCTTTTCGGCAAGACAGTGGACGTAGTGGAAATGCAGTCCGAGGCCGGAGCCGCCGGAGCTGTTCATGGATCGCTCAGTGCCGGTGCACTGACCACCACCTTTACAGCATCGCAGGGACTGCTGCTGATGATTCCGAACATGTATAAGATCGCCGGCGAAATGCTTCCGACCGTATTTCACGTGTCTGCCCGTTCGCTTGCCGCGCAGTCGCTCTCCATTTTCGGTGACCATTCCGATGTCATGTCGGTCCGCAACACCGGCTGGGCTATGACCTGCGGAAATTCCATTCAGGAGACGATGGATATGGCCACCATTGCGCATCTGTCGACCCTGAAAGCACAGGTTCCGTTCCTTAACTTTTTTGATGGTTTCCGTACTTCCCATGAGTTGCAGAAAGTCGAAAATATCGAATATGACGATCTTAAAGAACTGGTAGAGCTGGAATACATTGAACGTTTCCGTGCCCGCGCACTGAAACCGGAAAACCCGACCGTGAAAGTTGCGGCGCAGAATCCGGACGTTTATTTCCAGGGACGGGAAACTTCCAATAAATACTACGATGCGATTCCCGAAATCGTTCAGGAATACATGGATAAATTTGCGGCTAAGTTTGGACGCAAATACCATCTGTTCGACTACGTCGGCGCGGCTGACGCTGAAAAAGTGATCATTGCCATGGGCTCTGCCTGTGATACCATTGAGCAGACCATTGAAAAGCTGAATGCCAAAGGCGAAAAGCTGGGCCTCGTCAAAGTGCGCCTCTACCGTCCGTTTTCCGCGAAAGCTTTCGCAGGCTGCATTCCGGAAACTGCGAAAAAAATCATCGTGCTTGACCGTACTAAAGAGCCGGGTGCACTCGGTGAGCCGCTTTACCTCGACGTGGTAGCGGCACTGGAAGGAAAAGGCTGTAAGATCATCGGTGGTCGTTATGGTCTTTCTTCGAAGGAGTTTTCACCGGCTATGGTGAAGGCGGTTTATGATCATGCGGATAACGGTGCATGGCATAATTTCACGGTAGGTATCCATGACGACGTCACCAATCTGTCCATTCCGGTCGGCGAAGAGCTGAATATCGAGCCGGAGGACGTGAAGTCTGCGGTCTTCTGGGGCTTCGGATCTGACGGAACCGTCGGTGCATGTAAAAACACCATTAAAATTATCGGCGACAACACCGATATGACGGCTCAGGCTTATTTTGTGTATGACTCGAAGAAATCGGGCGGCGTGACCACCTCTCATCTGCGCTTCGGTGAAAGTTCGGTCAACTATCCGTATCTCATTCAGAATGCCGGATATGTGGCCTGTCATAATGTATCCTACATCGGCCGCTATGACATGCTCGGTGCACTGGCTGAAGGTGGAACATTTGTGCTGAACTCGGAAATTCCGACGTCGGAAGTTTTCAACCACCTCACGAGGGAAGAGCAGCAGATCATCATCGACCGCAAGATCAACTTCTATAACGTGAATGCACTGAAGATTGCTTTGGAAGTCGGTCTTGGATTCCGGATCAACACGGTCATGCAGACGGTATACTTCAAACTCTCCGGTGTTCTTCCGGAAGATGAAGCTATTCAGCTCATTAAGGACTATGTCAAAAAGACTTTCGAACGTAAGGGAATGGACATTGTTGAAATGAACTGGAAGGCAATCGATGCTGCGGCTGCTGCCATCGAAAAAGTAGAGGTTCCGTCTGAAATCACTGAGTCTTATGTGCTGCCGGACCTCATTCCTGCTGATGCATCCGACTTCACGAAAGACGTTATTCTGCCGACCATGCAGCAGAAGGGGGACAGCATTCCGGTTTCGAAGATGACCTTCGACGGAACGCTTCCGACCGGTACCACCAAGCTGGAAAAACGCGGGATCGGCCCGCGTGTTCCGAAATGGATCAGCGACAACTGCATTCAGTGTAACCAGTGTGTCATGGCCTGTCCGCATGCCGTGATCCGCGCCAAGCAGATTGTTCCGGCTGAGCTTGAACATGCACCGGAAACCTTCAAGACGGTTAAGTCCAAAACGAAAAACGAAAATGATCTGGAATACAAGATTCAGGTCTATATCGAAGACTGCACCGGTTGCGGGGTCTGTGTGGAAACCTGCCCGGCAAAAAACAAAGCGCTGGAATTCACCACTCTCGACGACGAGCGGGCCGCCGGCGAAGTGGAAAACACCACGTTCTTCGAAAATCTGCCGGACAACAACCTTGAAGGTGTCAAGGTTGATACCGTTAAAGGCATGCAGATGAAGAAGCCGCTGTTCGAATTCTCCGGGGCCTGTGCCGGTTGCGGCGAAACTCCGTATGTGAAGCTGGTTTCGCTGGTTTGCGGTGAACATATGATTACCGCAAACGCCACCGGTTGTTCCTCGATTTACGGAGGAACATTCCCGACGATTCCATACTGCACCAACAAAGACGGCCGCGGACCTTCCTGGGCGAACTCGCTCTTTGAAGATAATGCGGAATACGGTCTCGGTTTCCGGATTGCGGTGGACAATAACAGGGCACTGCTTCGCAATGCCGTTGCTGCACTGTTGGAAGTCGGTACTACGGCTGATCTTAAAGCTGCGCTGGAAAAAGCAGTGGAAATCTGCAAGGACAATGTGATTACTGACGAAGCTATTGCCGCGCAGAATGCTGTAAAAATGCTGCTCGACAGTGCCATGGCTGAAGCTTCTGCTGAAGCGGCCCCGCTGATTCGTAAAATCAAGGAGCTCGAAGATTACTTTGTAGATAAAGCTGTCTGGATTTTTGGTGGTGACGGCTGGGCCTACGATATCGGATACGGCGGTCTCGACCATGTTGTGGCTTCCGGCAAGAATGTAAATATTCTCGTGCTGGATACTGAAGTGTACTCCAATACCGGCGGTCAGGCCTCCAAGTCCACGCCGATCGGTGCGGTGGCCAAGTTCGCTACTGGTGGCAAACGCGCCGGTAAGAAGAATCTCGGGTTCATGTGCATGAGCTACGGTACGGTTTACGTTGCTCAGATCTCCATGGGTGCCAATCGCGTTCAGACACAGAAAGCCATTCAGGAAGCTGTTGCCTATGATGGACCGTCCATCATCATTGCCTACGCTCCGTGTATTGCACACGGCATCGATATGATGAAGACGCAGACCATTGCGAAGGAAGCGGTTGAATGTGGTTACTGGCCGCTCTATCGCTACAACCCGGAAGCCGAAGAGGGGTCCCGGTTCATCTGGGATGCACGTCCGCCGAAAGGTGATTTCCAGGAATTCATCCGTAATGAACGCCGTTACACGACGCTGCTCAAAACGGCGCCGAATGAAGCGGAAGAACTGTTCTCTCTGGCAGAAAAAGATGCGAAGAGACGCTGGGACTTCATGCAGGCCGTTGGCCCGATGATGTAACCTCCATATCCGGATTAAGGAAAGCCCGCCCTCGACGGCGGGCTTTTTTTGGGGCCCTTCCTGTGACGCTGATCCGGACGATCTGGATTATATCGTTAATGTTCCTGGGGTGTTTGCTCTGGGAGAGGGAGGCAGCCCGGTACGCCCGTACAGAATGGAAGGTTATGTGATCGCCGGGCGGATGAGCCGGATTCATCCGCCGGACTATAAAAACACCGGCAGATTCGGCCGGTGTTTTTCTGTTTGGAATGGCAGGTATTATTTCCAGAGATCTTCGCCGTATTCCCAGCCTTTACGGACGGGCTCTTTCAGATAGCGGTTCAGTTCCGGACGGTTGGTGATTTTCATGTTTTTTGAATCCCACTCGATTTTTCCGCCGTGGTTGGCGGCAATCAGACCGAGCAGCATAATTTCAGTGAACGGTGCGGCATAGTCGAAGTTGGCTCCGCATGCGGGTATATTGCCTTTGACGGCTTCGACGAGTTCTCTGATCGGACCACCTTTGACACGTGGAATGACTTCGTCCGGATAGCCGGCTTCTTTGAATGCAATCTGCGCCTCTTTGCTGGCCAGACGCGGATTGTTGGAGCGGTTATCGGTGTAGCCGTTGTTTTTTGTGCCGAAATAGTAGGTTCCGGCTTGGGGTTTGTTGCCGGGCCAGGACCAGTCTGCCGGGACTTTCGGTTTAAAGTCATCTGTCGTGCCGTTATGCCAGTAGAAGGTGC from Verrucomicrobia bacterium S94 carries:
- the nifJ gene encoding pyruvate:ferredoxin (flavodoxin) oxidoreductase codes for the protein MSKNMVTIDGNTAAAHIAYAFSDIAAIYPITPSSNMGEYSDEWAAQGKKNLFGKTVDVVEMQSEAGAAGAVHGSLSAGALTTTFTASQGLLLMIPNMYKIAGEMLPTVFHVSARSLAAQSLSIFGDHSDVMSVRNTGWAMTCGNSIQETMDMATIAHLSTLKAQVPFLNFFDGFRTSHELQKVENIEYDDLKELVELEYIERFRARALKPENPTVKVAAQNPDVYFQGRETSNKYYDAIPEIVQEYMDKFAAKFGRKYHLFDYVGAADAEKVIIAMGSACDTIEQTIEKLNAKGEKLGLVKVRLYRPFSAKAFAGCIPETAKKIIVLDRTKEPGALGEPLYLDVVAALEGKGCKIIGGRYGLSSKEFSPAMVKAVYDHADNGAWHNFTVGIHDDVTNLSIPVGEELNIEPEDVKSAVFWGFGSDGTVGACKNTIKIIGDNTDMTAQAYFVYDSKKSGGVTTSHLRFGESSVNYPYLIQNAGYVACHNVSYIGRYDMLGALAEGGTFVLNSEIPTSEVFNHLTREEQQIIIDRKINFYNVNALKIALEVGLGFRINTVMQTVYFKLSGVLPEDEAIQLIKDYVKKTFERKGMDIVEMNWKAIDAAAAAIEKVEVPSEITESYVLPDLIPADASDFTKDVILPTMQQKGDSIPVSKMTFDGTLPTGTTKLEKRGIGPRVPKWISDNCIQCNQCVMACPHAVIRAKQIVPAELEHAPETFKTVKSKTKNENDLEYKIQVYIEDCTGCGVCVETCPAKNKALEFTTLDDERAAGEVENTTFFENLPDNNLEGVKVDTVKGMQMKKPLFEFSGACAGCGETPYVKLVSLVCGEHMITANATGCSSIYGGTFPTIPYCTNKDGRGPSWANSLFEDNAEYGLGFRIAVDNNRALLRNAVAALLEVGTTADLKAALEKAVEICKDNVITDEAIAAQNAVKMLLDSAMAEASAEAAPLIRKIKELEDYFVDKAVWIFGGDGWAYDIGYGGLDHVVASGKNVNILVLDTEVYSNTGGQASKSTPIGAVAKFATGGKRAGKKNLGFMCMSYGTVYVAQISMGANRVQTQKAIQEAVAYDGPSIIIAYAPCIAHGIDMMKTQTIAKEAVECGYWPLYRYNPEAEEGSRFIWDARPPKGDFQEFIRNERRYTTLLKTAPNEAEELFSLAEKDAKRRWDFMQAVGPMM